In the genome of Altererythrobacter sp. TH136, one region contains:
- a CDS encoding DASS family sodium-coupled anion symporter: protein MTARRIGLVTGVLAFVLTLLLPPPAGMPAEAWLVAGLVVWMAAWWMTEALPLTATALLPFLVLPMAGVMSANETASQYYSPILFLILGGAFIALAIERTGLHARLAQGLLRVVGNGGSQHRLLFAFMAAAAILSMVISNTSTALIMMPMALAVLASGGSEEVTQTGLSGALPMGIAFAASIGGLGTIVGSPTNAIAVGLIAELTGVRIGFAQWASFGVPVVLIATPLAAWIVGQVHRVAEHPFDVTGARAAIHTDHSWTVPERRLLPLIMLAFGLWMAQPLLEPLVPAGALTDGTIAVFCGTLLFVLPDGTGRPMLTWSEADRAPWGVIMMFGGGLALAAGMSESGFAAWLGQSLLALSSVPLIIVALAVVALMIAITEFASNVATASAIMPVVASLAVALGADPVLLALPAALAASWGFMLPAGTGPNAIAWATGRIALPRMLAAGAALDVAGVFLLIGAVWGVAALGA, encoded by the coding sequence ATGACAGCACGACGGATCGGCCTCGTCACCGGGGTGCTGGCATTCGTGCTCACCCTGTTGCTGCCGCCGCCCGCAGGTATGCCGGCCGAGGCATGGCTGGTCGCAGGCCTTGTCGTGTGGATGGCCGCATGGTGGATGACCGAGGCGCTGCCGCTCACCGCCACCGCGCTCCTGCCATTCCTGGTGCTGCCGATGGCCGGGGTGATGAGCGCGAACGAGACCGCCAGCCAGTATTATTCCCCGATCCTGTTTCTCATCCTGGGCGGCGCGTTCATCGCGCTCGCCATCGAACGCACCGGGCTGCACGCACGGCTTGCGCAAGGTCTTTTGCGGGTCGTCGGGAACGGCGGCAGCCAGCATCGTCTGCTGTTCGCGTTCATGGCGGCTGCGGCCATCCTCAGTATGGTCATATCGAACACCTCGACCGCCCTGATCATGATGCCGATGGCACTCGCGGTGCTCGCCAGCGGAGGGTCGGAGGAAGTCACTCAGACCGGCCTGTCAGGGGCGCTGCCGATGGGGATCGCCTTCGCCGCCTCGATCGGCGGACTCGGCACGATCGTGGGATCGCCGACCAACGCCATCGCCGTCGGACTGATCGCGGAGCTGACCGGCGTGCGCATCGGGTTCGCGCAGTGGGCTTCGTTCGGGGTTCCGGTGGTGCTGATCGCGACACCGCTCGCGGCCTGGATCGTCGGCCAGGTGCACCGGGTCGCCGAACACCCGTTCGATGTCACCGGCGCCCGCGCAGCCATCCACACCGACCATAGCTGGACGGTGCCGGAGCGGCGGCTGCTTCCCTTGATCATGCTCGCGTTCGGACTGTGGATGGCGCAACCGCTGCTTGAACCGCTCGTCCCTGCGGGCGCGCTGACCGATGGGACCATCGCGGTGTTCTGCGGGACGCTCCTGTTCGTGCTGCCCGACGGTACCGGGCGGCCGATGCTGACCTGGAGCGAGGCCGATCGCGCGCCATGGGGCGTCATCATGATGTTTGGCGGCGGACTGGCATTGGCCGCCGGAATGAGCGAATCGGGATTTGCGGCATGGCTCGGCCAGTCGCTGCTGGCGCTGAGCAGCGTGCCGCTCATCATCGTCGCGTTGGCGGTCGTCGCCCTGATGATCGCCATCACCGAATTCGCCAGCAACGTCGCGACCGCGAGCGCGATCATGCCGGTGGTGGCGAGCCTTGCGGTGGCGCTCGGCGCTGATCCCGTGCTTCTCGCGCTGCCGGCGGCTCTCGCAGCCAGTTGGGGCTTCATGCTGCCCGCCGGCACGGGGCCCAATGCGATCGCCTGGGCGACGGGACGGATCGCCCTGCCGCGTATGCTGGCCGCGGGCGCGGCGCTGGATGTCGCGGGCGTGTTCCTGCTGATCGGCGCCGTCTGGGGCGTAGCGGCGCTGGGGGCGTGA
- the infC gene encoding translation initiation factor IF-3, with protein sequence MLAPPVKSGPRFDNLIQSDKVRVIDENGENLGVMYTREAMEQANEIGLNLVEISPNADPPVAKFLDVGKHRYEAQKKANQARKTQKTQDIKEIKMRPNIDDHDYDVKMRNVKKFIEEGDKVKMTLRFRGREMAHQELGMDLLKRVQEDTAEIAKVEAYPRLEGRQMLMVISPK encoded by the coding sequence ATGCTGGCCCCGCCCGTCAAGAGCGGCCCGCGCTTTGATAATCTGATCCAGTCCGACAAGGTTCGCGTCATCGACGAAAACGGTGAGAACCTCGGCGTGATGTACACGCGCGAAGCGATGGAACAGGCCAACGAGATTGGCCTTAATCTGGTCGAGATCTCGCCAAACGCCGATCCGCCAGTCGCGAAGTTCCTCGACGTCGGCAAGCACCGTTACGAGGCGCAGAAAAAAGCCAACCAGGCGCGCAAGACTCAGAAAACGCAGGACATCAAAGAGATCAAGATGCGTCCGAACATCGACGATCACGATTACGATGTGAAAATGCGCAACGTGAAGAAGTTCATCGAGGAAGGCGACAAGGTCAAGATGACCCTGCGTTTCCGCGGACGTGAAATGGCGCACCAGGAACTCGGCATGGACCTGTTGAAACGGGTGCAGGAAGACACCGCCGAGATCGCCAAGGTCGAAGCATACCCGCGCCTTGAAGGGCGCCAGATGCTCATGGTGATCTCTCCGAAGTAA
- the pdeM gene encoding ligase-associated DNA damage response endonuclease PdeM — protein MVPLSFATLAFANEEFAITQGRALYWPRERALLVADLHLEKASFFARHGQLLPPYDSRETLERLALAIRETGARRVYTLGDNFHDARGASRLEPHAAGMLAALTRVTDWVWITGNHDIDKVSGAAEAAAGGTMANELVIAGLVLRHRAKAGETRPELSGHYHPRLQLTVRSRRIRRPCAVVSADGRGSGRMILPAFGALTGGMNAADPEILKALQPARTIDAVVPAGGKLATFPLWRAAA, from the coding sequence ATGGTTCCCCTTTCGTTCGCCACCCTTGCCTTCGCTAACGAAGAATTCGCGATCACGCAGGGCCGCGCGCTGTACTGGCCGCGGGAACGGGCTTTGCTGGTGGCCGACCTCCACCTGGAAAAAGCCAGCTTCTTCGCGCGTCACGGCCAGCTGCTGCCCCCTTACGACAGCCGCGAAACGCTGGAGCGGCTGGCGCTGGCGATCCGCGAAACCGGCGCGCGACGGGTCTATACGCTGGGCGATAACTTCCACGATGCGCGCGGGGCATCCCGGCTGGAACCGCACGCCGCCGGCATGCTCGCCGCCCTGACCCGCGTCACCGACTGGGTCTGGATCACCGGCAATCACGATATCGACAAGGTCAGCGGCGCGGCGGAGGCAGCGGCGGGCGGCACGATGGCGAACGAACTCGTCATCGCCGGCCTGGTCCTGCGTCACCGCGCGAAAGCAGGCGAGACGCGGCCCGAACTGTCGGGCCACTACCACCCCCGGCTGCAGCTCACGGTTCGTTCGCGGCGCATCCGCCGGCCGTGCGCGGTCGTCAGCGCGGACGGACGCGGCTCTGGACGGATGATCCTGCCGGCCTTTGGCGCGCTGACCGGGGGCATGAATGCGGCCGATCCGGAAATTCTTAAGGCGCTTCAGCCAGCGCGGACGATTGACGCGGTGGTGCCAGCCGGTGGCAAACTCGCCACATTCCCCCTGTGGCGTGCGGCGGCCTAG
- the hemF gene encoding oxygen-dependent coproporphyrinogen oxidase: protein MTDWTPHTARAKVWFEDLRDQICAAFEAIEREAGSDASFEYTPWAREEEGNDSPGGGTRGVMKGQVFEKVGVNVSTVHGNFAPGFAATINGASEEDPGFTATGISLVAHMANPHVPAVHMNTRFLTTSKAWFGGGADLNPPLPYDDDTAEFHAAFRAACAGHNPTYYDQFKKWADDYFYIPHRGVHRGVGGIFYDHLDCADDAAWERHFAFTQDVGRAFLDVFPRIVRRRMGAEFTPQEKLQQLEWRGRYAEFNLVYDRGTLFGLKTGGNIDAILMSLPPEAVWS, encoded by the coding sequence ATGACTGACTGGACCCCCCACACCGCCCGCGCGAAAGTCTGGTTCGAAGACTTGCGCGACCAGATCTGCGCTGCGTTCGAGGCGATCGAGCGCGAAGCCGGGTCGGACGCTTCGTTCGAGTACACGCCCTGGGCACGTGAGGAGGAGGGCAACGATTCCCCCGGTGGCGGCACGCGCGGAGTGATGAAAGGGCAGGTGTTCGAGAAGGTCGGGGTCAACGTGTCCACCGTACACGGCAACTTCGCGCCGGGTTTCGCGGCCACGATCAACGGCGCGAGCGAAGAGGATCCGGGCTTCACCGCCACCGGGATCAGCCTGGTCGCGCACATGGCCAATCCCCACGTGCCGGCGGTCCACATGAACACCCGTTTCCTGACCACCAGCAAGGCGTGGTTCGGGGGCGGGGCGGACCTGAACCCGCCGCTTCCCTATGATGACGACACGGCGGAATTTCACGCCGCGTTCCGCGCCGCGTGCGCCGGGCATAATCCCACGTACTACGACCAGTTCAAGAAATGGGCGGACGATTACTTCTATATCCCGCATCGCGGGGTCCATCGCGGCGTGGGCGGGATTTTCTACGATCACCTCGATTGCGCGGACGACGCCGCATGGGAGCGGCACTTCGCTTTCACCCAGGATGTCGGAAGGGCATTTCTCGACGTGTTCCCGCGCATCGTCCGGCGCCGTATGGGCGCTGAGTTCACCCCTCAGGAGAAGCTTCAGCAACTGGAGTGGCGTGGGCGCTACGCCGAGTTCAACCTCGTCTACGATCGCGGCACGTTGTTCGGCCTCAAGACGGGCGGCAACATCGATGCCATCCTGATGAGCCTTCCGCCCGAGGCGGTGTGGAGCTGA
- a CDS encoding M1 family metallopeptidase: MRSLAALLLLASTAACTTMTPDAPPQTMVAPILTSTDARDTATYARPEVARVTHVDLDLALDFAAKTVGGTATLDLLTAPGATEVVLDDRGLQISRVTDGGGAELPFTVGQSVEGRGAPLTIAIGPGAERRRIAIQYTAAPGAEALQWLAPEQTAGKAQPFLFSQGQAILNRTWIPTQDSPGIRQTWRARITAPKPLTVVMSGLKQGETEDLGDRRAFTYAMNKPVAPYLIAIAAGDIAFREIGPRTGVWAEPATLAAAHHETADTEKMVVAAEKLYGPYRWGRYDMIVLPPSFPYGGMENPTLTFLTPTFIAGDRSLNGLIAHELAHSWSGNLVTNANWSDSWLNEGVTSYFENRIIEALYGPRRASQEAALSFAEMEGELAKAGPDNPETALHLPDSVAGPDAGLGGVIYDKGAVFMRTVETIVGRPRFDAWLRQWFDNHAFQPATSAMILADMKANLVGNDPALAQRLMLDEWIYQPGLPANAVRPNPAAFAEVDAAAAAYGTGGGVPQAAWAKWTTAERLRFMAKLPRERTAAQLGALDQALGLSNEGNDEVLFAWLQLALANRYEPAVPLAEQFLARVGRRKFVAPLFETLMGEGEWGQPLARRIYATTRPGYHAVTTVTVDKLVLKKD; encoded by the coding sequence ATGCGTAGTCTTGCCGCCCTTCTGCTGCTCGCATCGACCGCGGCGTGCACGACGATGACGCCTGACGCGCCTCCCCAGACCATGGTGGCGCCGATCCTGACCAGTACGGACGCCCGCGACACGGCGACCTATGCCCGGCCAGAAGTCGCACGGGTCACGCACGTCGACCTCGATCTCGCGCTCGACTTCGCTGCCAAGACGGTGGGCGGCACCGCGACACTCGATCTCCTCACCGCGCCCGGCGCGACCGAGGTCGTCCTGGACGATCGCGGCTTGCAGATCAGCCGCGTCACCGATGGCGGCGGCGCGGAACTGCCGTTCACCGTCGGCCAGTCGGTCGAGGGCCGGGGCGCGCCGCTGACCATCGCCATCGGACCGGGAGCCGAGCGCCGGCGCATCGCCATCCAGTACACCGCCGCCCCCGGCGCCGAGGCGCTGCAGTGGCTTGCTCCTGAGCAGACCGCGGGCAAGGCGCAGCCGTTCCTGTTCAGCCAGGGCCAGGCGATCCTCAACCGCACATGGATCCCGACGCAAGACAGCCCCGGCATTCGCCAGACCTGGCGCGCGCGGATCACCGCACCCAAGCCGCTGACGGTGGTGATGTCGGGCCTGAAGCAGGGCGAGACGGAAGACCTCGGCGATCGCCGCGCGTTCACCTATGCAATGAACAAGCCGGTCGCGCCGTATCTGATCGCGATCGCGGCAGGCGACATCGCGTTCCGTGAGATCGGCCCGCGCACCGGGGTGTGGGCCGAACCGGCCACCCTGGCCGCGGCGCATCACGAAACCGCCGATACCGAGAAGATGGTTGTGGCTGCGGAGAAGCTATACGGTCCGTACCGCTGGGGCCGCTACGACATGATCGTGCTGCCGCCGAGCTTCCCCTACGGCGGGATGGAAAACCCGACACTCACCTTCCTGACGCCGACCTTCATCGCCGGCGACCGCAGCCTCAACGGCCTGATCGCACACGAACTGGCGCACTCGTGGTCCGGCAATCTGGTGACCAACGCCAACTGGTCCGACAGCTGGCTGAACGAAGGCGTCACCAGCTATTTCGAGAACCGCATCATCGAGGCGCTGTACGGTCCCCGCCGCGCCAGCCAGGAAGCGGCGTTGAGCTTTGCCGAGATGGAGGGCGAGCTGGCCAAGGCCGGTCCCGACAACCCGGAGACCGCGCTGCACTTGCCCGACAGCGTGGCCGGGCCCGACGCCGGGCTGGGCGGAGTAATCTACGACAAGGGCGCGGTGTTCATGCGGACCGTCGAAACCATCGTCGGCCGCCCCCGGTTCGATGCCTGGCTGCGCCAGTGGTTCGACAACCACGCGTTCCAGCCCGCCACCAGCGCGATGATCCTGGCTGACATGAAGGCCAACCTTGTCGGCAACGACCCTGCGCTGGCGCAGCGCCTGATGCTCGACGAATGGATCTACCAGCCGGGCCTGCCGGCCAATGCGGTGCGGCCGAACCCCGCCGCGTTTGCCGAGGTCGATGCTGCCGCCGCGGCCTACGGCACCGGCGGCGGGGTGCCGCAAGCTGCCTGGGCAAAGTGGACCACGGCCGAACGTCTGCGGTTCATGGCCAAGCTGCCGCGCGAGCGCACTGCGGCCCAGCTTGGCGCGCTGGACCAGGCGCTGGGCCTGTCGAACGAGGGCAACGACGAAGTCCTGTTCGCATGGCTCCAGCTGGCTCTCGCCAATCGCTACGAACCCGCCGTCCCGCTGGCGGAGCAATTCCTGGCCCGGGTCGGCCGCCGCAAGTTCGTCGCGCCGTTGTTCGAGACCCTGATGGGTGAGGGCGAGTGGGGCCAGCCACTGGCGCGTCGCATCTACGCCACAACGCGTCCGGGTTACCACGCTGTAACTACGGTCACGGTCGACAAGCTGGTGCTCAAGAAGGACTGA
- a CDS encoding bifunctional (p)ppGpp synthetase/guanosine-3',5'-bis(diphosphate) 3'-pyrophosphohydrolase → MLRQYELVERVKEYDPDADEALLNRAYVYTVQKHGTQKRASGDPYFSHPVEVAGLMTDLKLDQETIITALLHDTVEDTLATIGDIEINFGSEVAQLVDGVTKLSKIEAMPENERAAENLRKFLLAMSEDIRVLLVKLGDRLHNMRTLHFIKSPEKRQRIARETMDIYAPLAERVGMYEYVREMQLLAFEQIEPEAYATITGRLAQIRSADGGQVDAIALAIKQALAEAGLKVEVSGREKHPYSIWRKMAERHVNFEQVTDIMAFRVITESDADCYRALGVLHTTWQFIPGRFKDYISTPKTNGYRSLHTSLIYENSMRVEVQVRTRAMHRTNEFGLAAHWAYKQGDKPDGQVGWLRDLIEIVDASHDAEELLEHTRMAIYQDRIFAFTPKGALFQLPKGATPVDFAFAVHTDLGAQTVGAKINGRHMPLRTVLNNGDVVEIIKGKAAEPQLSWLSFVTTGKARASIRRAVRLKERDEVAALGRKLFDEIAARLPVKIGKKALREAVKRLDLEDEDELMYIIGANKLPDREVMEALVPGSTAGVELQEPWPRQERAISIRGLTPGVGFSLAECCHPVPGDRIVGLRKSGEPVEVHTIDCLELASGIDADWIDLSWGKRSHGAVGRVRATLYDRPGTLAEMAGLYAQNHANVVALEQTQTDPPFTTYEVELDVQDLAHLTRIVSALRASDAVAQAERI, encoded by the coding sequence ATGTTGCGGCAATACGAACTGGTAGAGCGGGTCAAGGAATACGACCCGGACGCCGACGAGGCGCTGCTGAACCGCGCCTATGTCTATACCGTGCAGAAACACGGCACGCAGAAGCGCGCAAGCGGGGACCCGTACTTCAGTCATCCGGTCGAGGTGGCTGGCCTGATGACCGACCTGAAGCTCGATCAGGAAACGATCATCACCGCGCTGCTCCACGACACGGTCGAGGATACGCTGGCGACGATTGGCGACATCGAGATCAATTTCGGCAGCGAAGTCGCGCAACTGGTCGACGGCGTTACCAAGCTGTCGAAGATTGAGGCGATGCCCGAGAACGAGCGGGCGGCGGAGAACCTGCGCAAGTTCCTGCTCGCGATGAGCGAGGACATTCGCGTGCTGCTCGTGAAGCTGGGCGACCGGCTGCACAACATGCGGACGCTCCATTTCATCAAGTCACCGGAAAAGCGCCAGCGCATCGCGCGCGAGACGATGGACATCTACGCCCCCCTGGCCGAGCGGGTTGGGATGTACGAATACGTGCGTGAGATGCAGCTTCTCGCGTTCGAACAAATCGAGCCGGAAGCCTACGCCACCATCACCGGCCGCCTGGCGCAGATCCGCAGTGCCGACGGCGGCCAGGTGGATGCCATCGCGCTGGCGATCAAGCAGGCGCTGGCCGAAGCGGGGCTGAAGGTCGAGGTATCGGGCCGCGAAAAGCACCCGTATTCGATCTGGCGCAAGATGGCCGAACGGCACGTCAATTTCGAACAAGTGACGGACATCATGGCCTTCCGGGTCATCACCGAAAGCGATGCCGATTGTTACCGCGCGCTGGGGGTGCTGCACACGACGTGGCAGTTCATTCCGGGGCGCTTCAAGGACTATATCTCCACGCCGAAGACCAACGGCTATCGCTCGCTGCACACCAGCCTCATCTATGAAAACTCGATGCGGGTGGAAGTCCAGGTGCGCACCCGCGCGATGCACCGGACCAACGAATTCGGCCTGGCCGCGCACTGGGCGTACAAGCAGGGCGACAAGCCCGATGGCCAGGTCGGCTGGTTGCGCGATCTGATCGAGATCGTCGATGCCAGCCACGATGCCGAGGAACTGCTCGAGCATACGCGGATGGCGATCTACCAGGACCGCATCTTCGCTTTCACCCCCAAGGGCGCGTTGTTCCAGCTGCCAAAGGGCGCGACGCCGGTCGATTTCGCGTTCGCGGTGCACACCGATCTTGGCGCGCAGACCGTGGGCGCCAAGATCAACGGGCGGCACATGCCGCTGCGCACGGTGCTCAATAACGGCGACGTGGTGGAGATCATCAAGGGCAAGGCGGCCGAGCCGCAGTTGTCGTGGCTCAGCTTCGTCACCACCGGCAAGGCGCGCGCATCGATCCGCCGGGCGGTGCGGCTGAAGGAGCGCGACGAGGTCGCCGCGCTGGGCCGAAAGCTGTTCGACGAGATCGCCGCGCGGCTGCCGGTCAAGATCGGCAAGAAGGCGCTGCGCGAAGCGGTCAAACGGCTGGATCTCGAGGATGAGGACGAGCTGATGTATATCATCGGCGCCAATAAGCTGCCTGACCGCGAGGTGATGGAAGCGCTGGTGCCCGGCAGCACCGCCGGCGTCGAACTGCAGGAACCATGGCCGCGGCAGGAACGCGCCATCTCGATCCGCGGGCTCACGCCCGGAGTCGGGTTCAGCCTGGCCGAATGCTGCCACCCGGTGCCGGGCGATCGGATCGTCGGCTTGCGCAAGTCGGGCGAGCCGGTGGAGGTCCACACGATCGATTGCCTGGAACTCGCCAGCGGGATCGACGCCGACTGGATCGACCTGTCGTGGGGCAAGCGCAGCCACGGCGCGGTCGGGCGGGTGCGGGCAACGCTGTATGACCGCCCCGGCACGCTGGCCGAGATGGCGGGCCTGTACGCGCAGAACCACGCCAATGTCGTCGCGCTGGAGCAGACCCAGACTGACCCCCCGTTCACCACCTACGAGGTTGAACTCGATGTGCAGGACCTGGCGCACCTGACGCGCATCGTCAGCGCGCTGCGCGCCAGCGACGCCGTGGCGCAGGCTGAGCGGATTTGA
- a CDS encoding methyltransferase domain-containing protein: MERGVDTGGTQNLGGLTIPSPNASLGVAHIATVPGHFHRALGLLDIDPKGCTFVDLGAGKGRALLMAADYPFAAIVGVEFAHELHAICERNLAQTGDSRITCLLQDAEAFAYPATDLVIYMNNPFDAPLVERVARRLEATVRSGPRTVRLVYTNPNAAWVFAHDPWFSVASDEGVEVFGLRA; the protein is encoded by the coding sequence ATGGAGCGCGGGGTCGATACCGGCGGAACGCAGAACCTGGGCGGCCTGACCATTCCTTCGCCCAATGCGTCGCTTGGCGTGGCCCACATCGCAACCGTGCCCGGTCATTTTCATCGCGCGCTCGGCTTGCTCGACATCGACCCTAAGGGTTGCACGTTCGTCGATCTCGGCGCCGGGAAGGGCCGGGCGCTGCTGATGGCGGCGGATTATCCCTTTGCCGCGATCGTTGGCGTCGAATTTGCGCACGAACTGCACGCGATCTGCGAGCGGAACCTCGCCCAAACCGGCGACTCGCGGATCACCTGCCTGCTCCAGGATGCCGAAGCCTTCGCCTACCCGGCGACCGATCTCGTGATCTACATGAACAACCCGTTCGATGCCCCGCTGGTGGAACGGGTTGCGCGCCGGCTCGAAGCCACCGTGCGCTCGGGCCCACGCACCGTCAGGCTGGTGTATACCAACCCGAACGCGGCGTGGGTGTTCGCGCATGACCCGTGGTTCAGCGTCGCATCGGACGAAGGCGTAGAGGTGTTCGGGCTGCGTGCTTAA
- a CDS encoding peptidylprolyl isomerase codes for MRTLFATFALIAAPAGAADAPALSPGEIVAAAPAADWVPIAPADLLVMTLAADARGKPRQIVIQLIAPPFSQPWTANIRTLAKAHWWDGLAIVRAQDNYVVQWGDPDAEDAAKARELPVELVQTLEEGYTLRMESTTVVDGQASGIVQRPQPDLPLDTDAYAPKAGFLAGWPMAQSPTQPGRYWPVHCYGTVGVGRNLSPDAGTGAELYAVIGHAPRHLDRNIAVVGRVIEGIEYLSTLPRGTEALGFYSTPEERTPIASIRLASDLPQAEQPRFEYLSTQSAAFARYAHARANRSDEFFIAPAGGADVCNIPVPVRQTPASG; via the coding sequence ATGAGAACGCTCTTCGCCACCTTCGCCCTGATAGCCGCCCCCGCCGGCGCGGCTGATGCCCCCGCGCTGTCACCGGGCGAGATCGTGGCGGCGGCGCCCGCCGCTGACTGGGTGCCGATCGCGCCCGCCGACCTGCTGGTGATGACGCTGGCGGCAGATGCGCGTGGCAAGCCGCGCCAAATCGTGATCCAGCTCATCGCCCCGCCCTTCAGCCAGCCGTGGACCGCGAACATTCGCACCCTGGCGAAGGCGCACTGGTGGGACGGTCTCGCGATCGTGCGGGCGCAGGACAATTACGTCGTCCAATGGGGCGACCCTGACGCGGAAGACGCGGCGAAGGCGCGGGAGCTGCCGGTTGAGTTAGTCCAGACCCTGGAAGAGGGCTATACCCTGCGCATGGAGAGCACGACGGTCGTCGACGGTCAGGCTTCAGGGATCGTGCAGCGGCCACAGCCCGACCTTCCTCTTGATACCGATGCCTACGCTCCCAAGGCCGGATTTCTCGCAGGATGGCCAATGGCACAATCGCCCACTCAGCCGGGCCGGTACTGGCCGGTTCATTGCTATGGCACCGTCGGCGTCGGCCGGAACCTGTCGCCTGACGCGGGCACGGGCGCGGAGCTTTACGCCGTCATTGGCCATGCGCCCCGCCATCTCGATCGCAATATCGCCGTCGTCGGCCGGGTGATCGAGGGTATCGAGTACCTCTCGACCCTGCCGCGCGGGACCGAGGCGCTCGGGTTTTACTCCACTCCTGAAGAGCGCACGCCGATCGCTTCGATCCGGCTGGCCAGCGACCTGCCGCAGGCAGAGCAGCCGCGCTTCGAATATCTTTCCACCCAGAGCGCCGCTTTCGCCCGGTACGCCCATGCCCGCGCGAACCGGAGCGACGAATTCTTCATCGCCCCGGCTGGCGGCGCGGATGTATGCAATATCCCGGTGCCAGTCCGGCAGACCCCCGCGAGCGGTTAA
- a CDS encoding metallopeptidase family protein — translation MTRTFASPPSPDEFERIARAALARLPAPFAEHVGDVVLSVEEFADAETLAQLGIEDPFMLTGLFEGIAMTEQSIEMSGQMPNRVRLFRGAILDEWIAEGEDLEHLISHVVIHEIGHHFGLSDEDMHALEDGAD, via the coding sequence ATGACGCGAACCTTTGCTTCCCCGCCCTCTCCGGACGAATTCGAGCGCATCGCCCGCGCAGCGCTCGCGCGGCTGCCGGCGCCGTTTGCGGAGCACGTCGGCGATGTCGTGCTCAGCGTAGAGGAGTTCGCCGACGCGGAGACGCTCGCCCAATTGGGGATCGAAGACCCCTTCATGCTCACCGGACTGTTCGAAGGCATCGCCATGACCGAACAGTCGATCGAGATGAGCGGCCAGATGCCCAACCGGGTGCGCCTGTTCCGCGGCGCCATTCTCGACGAATGGATCGCGGAAGGCGAGGACCTCGAACACCTGATTTCGCACGTGGTGATTCATGAGATCGGCCACCACTTCGGCCTGAGCGACGAGGATATGCACGCACTGGAAGATGGAGCCGACTGA
- a CDS encoding DUF1810 family protein — MAERYGIASMEKARAYLVHPVLGYRLRECVEALQDLTDGFATTFKGTSMQ, encoded by the coding sequence ATGGCCGAGCGGTACGGTATCGCTTCGATGGAAAAAGCGAGAGCTTATCTAGTGCATCCGGTCCTCGGATACAGGCTGCGTGAGTGCGTCGAAGCGCTTCAGGATCTCACTGATGGATTTGCGACTACGTTTAAGGGGACGTCGATGCAATGA
- a CDS encoding response regulator: MKDVGTTADVAPECAGEDHGRHQRVIYVVDDNAAIRKSLHFALESGGFTVQSFERPSEFLEDIAERKPAPILLDVRMPEIDGFQLLQNLRDRAIDWPVIMMTAHAEIPLAATAHKLGAIDFIEKPFAIDDLEERLVAAFSALS, encoded by the coding sequence ATGAAAGACGTAGGCACCACCGCCGATGTTGCTCCGGAGTGCGCGGGAGAAGATCATGGCCGACACCAGCGGGTCATCTACGTGGTCGATGATAACGCCGCCATCAGGAAGTCACTTCATTTTGCGCTCGAGTCGGGTGGCTTCACGGTGCAGTCCTTTGAGCGGCCTTCTGAATTTCTCGAAGACATCGCAGAGCGAAAACCAGCGCCGATTTTACTGGATGTTCGAATGCCTGAAATCGATGGATTTCAGCTGCTGCAGAACCTTAGAGATCGCGCGATAGATTGGCCAGTTATCATGATGACAGCGCATGCGGAAATACCGCTTGCTGCAACAGCGCATAAACTGGGTGCGATCGACTTCATTGAGAAGCCTTTTGCAATTGACGATTTAGAAGAACGGCTAGTCGCGGCCTTCTCTGCACTCAGTTGA